One Allostreptomyces psammosilenae DNA segment encodes these proteins:
- a CDS encoding VOC family protein, whose product MFNAITHSQIFVLDQDEALDFYVGKLGLEVAADVDMGFMRWLAVSVPGHPERQILLEKPGAPAMSEETAQQVRELVTKGAMGGWLILTTEDCRKTYETLLAKGVEFTEEPTERPYGIDCGLRDPFGNRLRFTQPKG is encoded by the coding sequence ATGTTCAACGCCATCACGCACTCGCAGATTTTCGTTCTCGACCAGGACGAGGCCCTCGACTTCTACGTCGGCAAGCTGGGCCTGGAGGTCGCCGCCGACGTCGACATGGGCTTCATGCGCTGGCTGGCCGTCAGCGTTCCCGGGCACCCGGAGCGGCAGATCCTGCTGGAGAAGCCGGGCGCCCCGGCGATGTCCGAGGAGACCGCGCAGCAGGTGCGCGAGCTGGTGACCAAGGGCGCGATGGGCGGCTGGCTCATCCTGACCACGGAGGACTGCCGCAAGACCTACGAGACGCTGCTGGCCAAGGGCGTCGAGTTCACCGAGGAGCCCACCGAACGCCCGTACGGGATCGACTGCGGCCTGCGCGACCCGTTCGGCAACCGTCTGCGCTTCACCCAGCCGAAGGGCTGA
- a CDS encoding LysR family transcriptional regulator encodes MPDSASPAPDLDLRVVRYFTVVADQQHFGRAAEALHITQPSLSRQIRGLEKQLGARLLDRTPHGSRLTEAGRVFLPRARALLRAAAEAAAVTRAAEPNQITIGFTTGLIVTPAVRELRRRHPEADVRTVHLTWDERRTALLDHRVDAVVARLPLPADRLDVTVLYTEPRAVLVPVDHRLAGRESVTLDDIADEPLPRVADPVWNAFWRIDPRPDGRPAPDGPFVEAVEDKMEVIAAGQAVAIVSAALRVDGLRPDLTAVPLHGVEPSRVALATRAGDSRRLLAAFRSCATTHLRPPAADPLTPAPVSPSAG; translated from the coding sequence ATGCCCGACTCCGCCTCTCCGGCGCCGGACCTCGACCTGCGGGTGGTGCGGTACTTCACCGTCGTCGCCGACCAGCAGCACTTCGGGCGCGCCGCCGAGGCCCTGCACATCACCCAGCCGTCGCTGAGCCGGCAGATCCGCGGCCTGGAGAAGCAGCTCGGCGCCCGGCTGCTGGACCGCACCCCGCACGGCAGCCGGCTCACCGAGGCCGGCCGGGTCTTCCTGCCCCGCGCCCGGGCGCTGCTGCGCGCCGCCGCCGAGGCCGCGGCCGTCACCCGGGCCGCCGAGCCCAACCAGATCACCATCGGCTTCACCACGGGCCTGATCGTCACCCCGGCGGTGCGCGAGCTGCGCCGCCGGCACCCGGAGGCCGACGTGCGGACCGTGCACCTGACCTGGGACGAACGGCGCACGGCGCTGCTCGACCACCGGGTGGACGCGGTGGTGGCCCGGCTGCCGCTCCCGGCGGACCGGCTCGACGTGACCGTCCTCTACACCGAGCCCCGGGCGGTGCTGGTGCCCGTGGACCACCGCCTCGCGGGCAGGGAGTCCGTCACCCTCGACGACATCGCCGACGAACCCCTGCCCCGCGTGGCCGACCCGGTCTGGAACGCCTTCTGGCGCATCGACCCCCGGCCCGACGGACGCCCGGCGCCGGACGGGCCGTTCGTCGAGGCCGTGGAGGACAAGATGGAGGTGATCGCGGCCGGGCAGGCGGTGGCCATCGTCTCCGCCGCTCTGCGCGTCGACGGCCTCCGCCCGGACCTCACCGCCGTCCCGCTGCACGGGGTGGAGCCGAGCCGTGTCGCGCTGGCGACCCGCGCCGGCGACTCCCGCCGCCTGCTCGCCGCCTTCCGCTCCTGCGCCACGACCCACCTCCGCCCGCCGGCCGCGGACCCCCTGACCCCGGCGCCCGTCAGCCCTTCGGCTGGGTGA